ACGCATCATTCTTTGAATCGTACAATCCAGAAGCAGATTTGTTGTTCGCTCCTTGATATCCATTTCCGTAGCTGAGCGAGATATACCGATAAAGCGAAGAGAGAATCGTGGAGTGGACAATGGTTTTTATCAGTATTTTGCCTATCTAGCGGTGATACACCTTTAACTCACGCTGCAACGTTGACTTCCATGAAATGAATCCCATTAACCAAAGCTCCCGATCCTACTTGACCTATATGCGCGaatatcaacaagatgataGCCACGGCGGAGAGGATGGTAGCTCCTGCTATACAGTGTTCACCTCGCATCGTTTATGGTTTTTTTTCCGTTTGCTactttgatttgattgaaaGGTATACGATGGAATCGCGTGTCTACTTCTATTTCTACTTTTGTCTGAAGATGGTCGATGACACGATACTTGTAAAGGGGAAAGGCGAGAGCAAGTGAGGGTGATGAGTCAGTGAATGTGGTGTGTGTGTATACTGTATGTTCTGTTGAAGATTAAGAAGCAAGCTATAAGTCGATGTATAACATGAGGTTTGAGCTTTGAGATCAATTTTCAcactcttctctttcactcaaCACGAACAAAGATTACTCTAAACAGAGCCAAGCACAAACCGAGACACGCCAATTTGGACCCTGAACATCTCCCGTTTATTCCTTGCAGtaatcactcacttcatccACCGATTAGTACCTGATTCGCACTCCCTTCGCTCAACTTACCCTATACCAGATTCAGTCAACTCAACCCGTATAGTGCTGCAATTGACTGACAAGCATTGACTGACAAGATCTTGCTCTGATGCTCTGAAGTTCTGATGCAAAAACCCGTTCTTTCGTCCATTCATATTGTTTGCACTGTATGCATACCACACAACCCCTCTACAACACCTCAGCAACCACTCCTTCAGGTAACCTAGCCTGACCCCAGAACCTAGGTGTCTTATCCACCTGGGATTTACCTCTTGGTGTCCTCGCTAATGCTCCTCTGGCCAATCCTAACCCAGTAGTATGTGTTGATACACCTGATAGTCTCTCTCCGGCATGTAACAATCGACCAGATTTGGGGACGTTCATACTACATCATTGGCAATTGGAAATATCAGCCCAACTCAGCACATATAAGACCACGAACAACAAAAGATcatggattgattgattgggCAGCTGTACACGTAGACAGGTACTCACCCTGGTTTTCTAAATGCGGGGGCATCGGGAGATACTTTCGGTGATCGTACTCCTCCATaggcagcttcttcagcttggATGTAGTCCTATAACGTCATGGCATATTGTCAATTGGAGCTCTCAGTCAATTCACTTCGTTATACCATCTTCCGCGGTCGGGGTATAAGAACGAGGAAAAACATGTATCAGACGatgctcttcctcctcttcttcctttcccattTTATACCCAGATCTCACAGACCTGTAATACCAATAATATCCAGAGCCCTTCCCAGGAAAACACCTTCGTCCCGTCTGACACAACTGAGCAAGCCAATCCGAACGATCCATCACTCACTGCAAATTCCTTAGCTTTCAACTTGaattccctcttctcatcttcactcttATACTTCAACACTTTCTCAACTTTCAATCTCGTCTTCTCCCCAAGTCCTTCCCAaccttcatcaatctcatctaaTTTCCCTCCCTTCCTTTCTAAGAGGTCCAAAGACGATTTACCCACTTCTCTAGCTAACATCTCAAACTGCAGATCTCTCGGTCCATCGACGAGCGTGACGATGGCATGAGGGGCATTGTCACCCTGTCGTCGACCGAATTTATGTATTCGGGTGTAACCTCCTGGACGATCGGCGTATCGTAGGGATAGTTCGTCGAACAATTTGGGTAAGAGTGATTTGGGGGCGATGAATTGTTCGGGATCGGTGGAtagggttgatgaagaggcaattggagaaggggaaggggagtTATGTGGGGGCTATTGGAAAGGAACCAATCGTCAATGACAATGGTCTGTATGATTGAGATTTGTATTTCGAATTAAGAAGGTAGAGTATATGACAAATGAGGAAAGCTTACCATCAGATATGCCATGGCTTTACTTCTAGAAGGGTTGgtacctttctttcctaaTGTGATGATCTAGACGAGGGAAATACATCCATTAGCTTCTAAAATCGTTCAAATAACCAATCCAGATTCTCTATATGAAGCATACCTCGATAGCGATAGGAGAGTTATCATATCGCATCTAAGTAtgtatgactcaccttctcagccATCCTGGCAGCTTCCTTGGCTTTAGGCAAAGTCGTCTTGATAGTTTCATGATGTAGCAAGGCAGATACGAGGTTTCTGCGATATGATACAATTTTAGCTCCACTTGCACCATCCCAAGTGGTCCGCTAGTAGCTTTCCTGACACAGCGAGATCGTAACAGGTGATGTCCAACTTCGTGTTCACTCGTGCATACTTGAAGGTtataaactcacctcaataGGGCTATCCTATGAGCAGGCATCCTGCCCAATTTACGTTGATTTATACCGTGTTTCATTGTGTTACGATTCCTTTGACACTTTTTTTTCCGATCCCagcagaaagaaggtggtttcTATTGCAGTAGCGATGTTCGAGCTAAGATTGATCTGTCTTGTGAATCATGTATAACGCTTGGATATAAAGGTGAAATTGCTGTTAAATCGGAAAAGTCagaaatatcaaagatataaTTCATCTCTCCCCCTCTACGTAAAAAGGGTGCCACGCAGGATGGTATGATCGGTGATAACGGGATTACCCgacctccatcatctcactTGCTCTCATTTACCATGATTCACATATTGCATAGTGCATAGTGCATTCCTCGATATATTGGAATTCGATCCAATTATCATCGACAGATATAACACGAGACTATCAATATATTATCCTACACACACACACTTCCCCAAATACCAACTCAAGTATCATCCAACATGTACAGAACCATCCCCCTCCTCCGATCCGCCCTTCCCTCCCTCCGACCCACACTCCGAGCTACCGCCGTCTCAGCTATCAAACCTCAAAAGGTGGTATTCCAATATAGAAGTTATGCTGCCGCCGCTGGATTAAGTAAAGATGATATCACTTCGAGGGTGTTGGACGTATTGAAGAGTTTCGAAAAAGTTGATTCCACCAAGGTACGTTGCTTTGAGTTGAAGGTGGAATAGATGGACGCTGATTGGTTTGAGCTTTTGTTGTAATTTCCTTACTATCGAACCGACTTGAATCCTCGTATTGAACGATAAATAAactatcaatatcaatgtCCTTTTCACTACAACAATCTGCTTGTACACACATCGCTCGTTATCATGCTATGTCATCCCGTCgctatcaatatcatatcatcgaaatcaaaacAACCTACTTATCTTTTGACAAATCCCATTTCACCCAACTTGAACAAATCACATCATCGAATTTTACTATAACAGCTCACACCAGGAGCTTCATTCACTTCTGATCTCGGACTTGACTCCCTCGATGCCGTAGAGGTAGTCATGGccatcgaagaagaattcgCCATTGAGATTCCCGATGCTGAGGCCGATGAAATCACTACCGTTcaaaaaggtgagtcagtGTTGCTGAGTGAATAGATTTTGTTTGCATTTATGCAGAAGGTCATGAGGGCATAAACAGGAGTAGATTGATATCGGGATGGAATCATGATAATACCTCTGTTTCGATCATGAGATCAATCTCGAGGAACAGCTGGATGATCATGCTAGAACGCTTTATGATATGGGGCACATAGGACGTTTGGTGGTGGATCTAGTAGAACGGGAAAAAGAGGGACCTCTGGTCGAATGTTTGAGGGTATACGCTGAtatccattccattcatctATAGCTATCGATTACGTATCTCACGTGAGTGACTTTATCCAGAAATGACATTTGATTCATccattcaagatgatgatttactAACCTGATTCAATCGATTATACCGATATAGTCCCCAGAAGGTCAGTCTTACATTCAGACATATTTCTGTGCAGTGATACAGAATGACTGATCTCTGAATGTTATATAGCCCACTAAATCATTCCAATAATATAACGTTCCGTATagttctggttctggtttcacgagggaagggaaggaatGGCAAGAAGAGTAGGATAAGAGGGTAGTGGTATCATACACAGCAGATTTCACTTTCATGCAATAACTTCTCAGTTAAGCTAACTCGTCACCGGCAAGAACGATAGAACGAGACAGCGAGAAAACGGAAGAAAATCAACATACAGTGATTGACACAAATCTAATCCCACGGTAGAACGATACCAAAATCAACTCTCATACAGTTCATCTGTCATATCACTCGTGCATTGTGCATAgtcatcgtcattgtcattgtaCTTACAAACACAACACGTATAAACATGGGTGATTGTGCATCAAGAAATATCTACATTTGATAACGTCAATGTCtacaaaatcaagatgaatcacTACATCTGGGTAATATCGGAGAGAACGGATGAAAGCGTACTCATAGAGGATAATTACGCTTTCCCATACGGAACAAACTCTTCTACCCATACATACCCTTTCATAccctttttcctcttcttcttaaTTTCTTCACTCCCATCTCCATTACCATGTCCGTTCCCGTTGGGTGtatccagatcatccacatccatacCCGTACCATTGGCAGTATACCCCGAATCAGTCGACGAATGAGTCATACCTGCACTTCTTGACATCTCAACcgatgatccttcttccgagttctcttcttgtccttgGACGCTTCCATCTTCTACGACGGGCTGTTGATTTTCcggttgttgttgtttgaCGTCTAGGGCCAATTGTCTAGCTGATCTTCTTTCACCAGGTATGATAGGTCTTCCTTTATCGTCCAACCCTTGGAATTCAGGTGATATATGACGACGTTTTCTCGAAGGTCCAGAATCGGAATCAAACTGATCACATGTGAATGTACAATCACATCAAAATCAACACTGTGATCAACACATCAAGAACGGATGTATCGCTCACATCtgaatgatcatcatagACATAATCAACTTTCTTGCTCTGTCTCCTTGTTCTAGTCGATCTCATCTCTGCTTGTTGTTGCATTTCAAGTGCTTGAGCAATCTTCCTTCGAGCTCTTTGAATTCGCTACAATAATCATCATACAGAAAGGCATCAACACATATGACCAAAAGATGTACACGATAGCCGACTCACCgactcctccttctcaacaCTCTCTatcctctctttcaacttctccaccaaatcaccttcgttcttcttcgcctGAGCCGACTTCTTACTCTCCAAAGCAGCTTTACTTCCCTTCGCTGCCGAACCTTTACCAGCGGGAGTTTCCGGAACGCTCTTACTGAAACTTTCCATTTCCTCAATCAGACGTTCGTAAGATTCTCGATCGGTCGTTATAGATGACAGTTGACATGGTCTCTTATACGGATTACCAGATTTATATAATCGCCATGAATCTGATCCAATATCAGCTCACACTCCAAGAGGTAACAAGTCAAAATTTGGACAATTCCACTGACCATCAAAGGACCATATTCTCGCTCTGTCCCTTGTCAACCCCAATTCCTTGACTATGATCGaatctcttccttcattTTCGATCTGTGGCTTTTTGCCTCTACTGTCGTTGGCCTTTGCGGGGAATTCTCGATGTATGATATTCCTTATCGATTCTGAATGAGTCACTATCAATCTCCCATGTCAGCTTTCGGTCCTTCATCTGAGCCAACTCGGAAAGATGACCATGAACTTACATTGCCAATCTACCAACTGTCTCAACAACTTGGCTCTTTCCCACCAATCCATTTCGAACAACCCACCGCCCTTCTGTTCAACTTGGCTAATGGGGTTTTTACTCGCACGGGCATTGGAAGGTTCACCGTAATATCTTAATCTACCTAAATCCGATCTGTGTGGATCGGAAGTACAGCATGATcctctatcctcttcatttATTGGCCATCCTCTATCCCATACGGTCCATTCGGATGTGTTGGTCAGTTGGTCGTTGATGTAATTCGATATTTGTTGTTGTATGTTCTCGGGTCTACAAAGAGCACAGACTTCACTCAGCTTCTGTCCCATACATTGCACTTCTACTGTTGAATTGATTGAATTTAGTGTAGGTTGGTAAAGGATGTTGAAAAGGGACATGATCTACCGCCACTAAAATGGATTTTGACTCTTTGGATATGGTTACTATCAACAATTTGACCAAGCCAACGCTACCCTGACCATGCGTGTCGGTCCAACACAGTTGACTGGATATCCCATCATAACAAGACCAAAAACTTACGTCAGGTTCTTATTACCATATTTGAGATTTTTGAGATTGGTCAGAAAACATATCAAGATACTTTCGAATATATCATCTGGTCTATTCGCTACTGGTTCCTTGAGACATCCCTCGAAGCTACGATTATCGAAAATCCCCATCAGTCAATCAGTAGAGTACGAGGTGCCACACGGCGATGATCGGAATTTTAGGAATAGATCCTTTCGTATCATGTCGTTTTCAGCGAGTTGAGACGTACTCTTGTAAAGATTCTAATTTCGGTATATGATTTCTCAAATTGaacttgatgatgaatgacCATACATAGGCTATCTGCCAGCTATGA
The nucleotide sequence above comes from Kwoniella europaea PYCC6329 chromosome 1, complete sequence. Encoded proteins:
- a CDS encoding ribosomal protein L17, whose product is MKHGINQRKLGRMPAHRIALLRNLVSALLHHETIKTTLPKAKEAARMAEKIITLGKKGTNPSRSKAMAYLMPPHNSPSPSPIASSSTLSTDPEQFIAPKSLLPKLFDELSLRYADRPGGYTRIHKFGRRQGDNAPHAIVTLVDGPRDLQFEMLAREVGKSSLDLLERKGGKLDEIDEGWEGLGEKTRLKVEKVLKYKSEDEKREFKLKAKEFADYIQAEEAAYGGVRSPKVSPDAPAFRKPGMNVPKSGRLLHAGERLSGVSTHTTGLGLARGALARTPRGKSQVDKTPRFWGQARLPEGVVAEVL
- a CDS encoding acyl carrier protein, which produces MYRTIPLLRSALPSLRPTLRATAVSAIKPQKVVFQYRSYAAAAGLSKDDITSRVLDVLKSFEKVDSTKLTPGASFTSDLGLDSLDAVEVVMAIEEEFAIEIPDAEADEITTVQKAIDYVSHPTKSFQ